Proteins encoded in a region of the Lonchura striata isolate bLonStr1 unplaced genomic scaffold, bLonStr1.mat Scaffold_123, whole genome shotgun sequence genome:
- the LOC144248428 gene encoding olfactory receptor 14A16-like, giving the protein MSNSSSISHFLLLALADTRQLQLLHFCLFLGISLAALLGNGLIISAVASGHHLHTPMFFFLLNLALSDLGSICTTVPKAMHNSLWDTRTISYSGCAAQIFLVFFFLGAEYFLLTIMCYDRYVSICKPLHYGTLLGSRACAHMAAAAWASAFLYSLLHTANTFSLPLCHGNALGQFFCEIPQILKLSCSNSYLRELGLIAVSACFLFGCFVFIVFSYVQIFRAVLRIPSKQGRHKAFSTCLPHLAVVSLFISTGSVSHMKLPSISSPSLDLALSVLYSVVPPTLNPLIYSLRNQELKAAVWTLMTGCFQKH; this is encoded by the coding sequence atgtccaacagcagctccatcagccacttcctcctgctggcactggcagacacgcggcagctgcagctcctgcacttctgcctcttcctgggcatctccctggctgccctcctgggcaacggcctcatcatcagcgccgtagcctccggccaccacctgcacacgcccatgttcttcttcctgctcaacctggccctcagcgacctgggctccatctgcaccactgtccccaaagccatgcacaattccctctgggacaccagaaccatctcctactcaggatgtgctgcacagatttttctggttttcttctttcttggagcagagtatttcctgctgaccatcatgtgctacgaccgctacgtgtccatctgcaaacccctgcactacgggaccctcctgggcagcagagcttgtgcccacatggcagcagctgcctgggccagtgcctttctctattcactgctgcacacagccaatacattttccctgcccctgtgccatggcaatgctcTGGGCCAGTTTTTCTgtgaaatcccccaaatcctcaagctctcctgctccaattcctacctcagggaacttgggctcattGCTGTTAGTGCCTGTTTCctatttggttgttttgtgttcattgttttctcctatgtgcagatcttcagagctgtgctgaggatcccttctAAGCaaggacggcacaaagccttttccacctgcctccctcacctggctgtggtctccctGTTTATCAGCACTGGCTCAGTTTCCCACATGAAGCTgccctccatctcctccccatccctggatctggccctgtcagttctgtactcggtggtgcctccaaccctgaaccccctcatctacagcctgaggaaccaggagctcaaggctgcagtgtggacactgatgactggatgctttcagaaacattaa